The following proteins are encoded in a genomic region of Paenibacillus sp. FSL R7-0273:
- a CDS encoding aminotransferase-like domain-containing protein, translated as MKIHYAEMTNHLGSSAVRDILKVTQGKDIISLAGGLPAEELFPLEAVRDAYDRALAGSASSLQYGLTEGYAPLREAVAARLGRQGISVQAGDMLLTTGSQQAIDLFCKVLLNPGDKVLVEAPTYLAALQVLNSYRADIVTVDNDEEGMLPEHLEEQLKLHRPKVLYAVPTFNNPSGSSWSRERRERTVELCRRYNVLILEDNPYGEIAFDEAPGAYPPAMAAIDRSSGEEPCVVYTGTFSKIVAPALRTGWITGPSELIGVIAKAKQAADLHSSAIDQRALYELLQHFDIEAHIRIISREYHSRMKLLAGELSTARWKAASFREPRGGMFLWLELPSGINTSRLLPYAVEQGVAFVPGEVFYAANPLKNAMRLNFTHTPPELLPAAVRRLEAALENYERTLARAADTLV; from the coding sequence ATGAAGATCCATTATGCCGAAATGACGAACCATCTCGGTTCATCAGCCGTTCGCGATATACTCAAGGTTACACAAGGTAAGGATATTATCTCGCTGGCCGGCGGGCTGCCTGCAGAGGAGCTTTTCCCGCTGGAAGCAGTTCGTGATGCTTATGACCGGGCACTTGCGGGCAGCGCTTCATCGCTGCAGTACGGGCTTACCGAAGGCTATGCTCCGCTTCGCGAGGCTGTTGCCGCAAGACTTGGGCGTCAAGGCATTTCTGTTCAGGCCGGCGACATGCTGCTTACCACCGGATCGCAGCAGGCGATCGACCTGTTCTGCAAGGTGCTGCTTAATCCGGGGGATAAGGTGCTGGTTGAAGCACCGACTTATCTTGCAGCTCTGCAGGTGCTGAATTCTTACCGGGCCGATATCGTTACCGTAGACAATGATGAAGAAGGCATGCTGCCGGAGCATCTGGAGGAGCAGCTGAAGCTGCACCGCCCCAAGGTGCTCTATGCCGTCCCCACCTTCAACAATCCGTCCGGGAGCAGCTGGAGCAGAGAGCGCCGTGAGCGGACTGTTGAATTATGCCGCCGGTACAATGTGCTGATTCTGGAGGATAATCCTTATGGGGAGATCGCATTCGATGAGGCGCCAGGCGCTTATCCTCCTGCTATGGCAGCGATTGACAGAAGCTCCGGTGAAGAGCCTTGCGTGGTATACACCGGAACCTTTTCCAAAATCGTCGCACCGGCCCTGCGCACAGGCTGGATCACCGGCCCCTCCGAGCTGATCGGAGTCATCGCCAAGGCCAAGCAGGCTGCCGACCTGCACTCCAGCGCCATCGACCAGCGGGCCCTGTATGAGCTGCTGCAGCACTTTGACATTGAGGCTCATATCCGCATCATCTCCCGGGAATACCATTCCCGGATGAAGCTGCTGGCTGGTGAGCTCAGCACAGCGCGCTGGAAGGCTGCCAGCTTCCGTGAGCCGCGCGGCGGGATGTTCCTGTGGCTGGAGCTGCCTTCGGGCATAAATACATCCAGGCTGCTGCCGTATGCAGTGGAGCAGGGCGTAGCCTTCGTTCCGGGCGAGGTGTTCTATGCAGCTAATCCGCTGAAAAATGCAATGCGGCTCAACTTTACCCATACGCCGCCTGAGCTGCTGCCGGCCGCTGTGCGGCGGCTGGAGGCTGCGCTGGAGAACTATGAGCGTACGCTAGCTAGGGCAGCGGACACACTCGTATAG
- a CDS encoding Nif3-like dinuclear metal center hexameric protein: MFAKGQTVISYMEQLAPKHLAEEWDNVGLQLGSLQKEITGVLVALDVNDEVVDEAIAKGCNLIIAHHAIIFRPIKGIQTDTPMGKLYEKLIKNDIAVYISHTNLDVAEGGMNDWMAEALGIEDGAPIKDIHTDQLSKLVVFVPKDHHQKVLDAILNAGAGWIGNYSHCSFNIEGYGTFVPREGSDPFIGEAGKMERAEEIRIETIVPLSVRNKVVQAMLKAHPYEEVAYDLYSMDLKGRSFGLGRVGRLKEPVTLGEFIETVKKGLDVEHVRVVGDLNRRIRKAAVMGGSGAKYYNSAIFKGADVLVTGDIDYHTAQDAYLAGITLIDPGHNAEKIMKVKVAEWMSGKLTEHKYDTTVYASEIGTEPFRFL, translated from the coding sequence ATGTTTGCCAAAGGACAGACTGTAATCAGCTACATGGAGCAGCTTGCCCCGAAGCATCTGGCCGAGGAATGGGATAATGTGGGCCTGCAGCTTGGCAGCCTGCAAAAGGAAATTACCGGCGTGCTGGTTGCCCTTGATGTGAACGATGAGGTTGTGGACGAAGCTATTGCCAAGGGCTGCAACCTGATCATTGCGCACCATGCGATTATTTTCCGGCCGATCAAAGGAATCCAGACTGACACTCCTATGGGTAAACTCTACGAAAAGCTGATCAAAAACGATATCGCCGTCTATATCAGCCATACCAATCTCGACGTGGCTGAAGGCGGAATGAATGACTGGATGGCCGAAGCACTGGGGATTGAAGATGGGGCGCCAATCAAGGATATTCATACGGATCAGCTGTCCAAGCTGGTAGTGTTCGTTCCAAAGGACCACCATCAGAAGGTGCTGGATGCGATTCTTAACGCAGGCGCCGGCTGGATCGGCAATTATAGCCACTGCAGCTTCAACATTGAAGGCTACGGGACGTTTGTGCCGCGTGAGGGCTCTGATCCCTTTATTGGAGAGGCCGGGAAAATGGAACGCGCCGAAGAAATCCGCATCGAAACCATCGTGCCTTTGTCTGTGCGTAATAAGGTAGTCCAGGCGATGCTGAAGGCTCATCCTTATGAAGAGGTTGCTTATGATCTTTATTCCATGGATCTTAAAGGCCGCAGCTTCGGGCTTGGCCGGGTAGGCAGGCTCAAGGAGCCGGTAACACTCGGGGAGTTCATCGAAACGGTCAAAAAAGGTCTGGATGTGGAGCATGTCCGTGTTGTCGGCGACTTGAACCGCAGGATCCGTAAGGCTGCTGTAATGGGCGGCTCGGGGGCCAAATATTATAACAGCGCTATTTTTAAAGGGGCTGATGTGCTGGTAACGGGTGATATTGATTACCATACCGCACAGGACGCCTACCTGGCGGGGATTACGCTGATTGATCCGGGCCATAATGCCGAGAAGATTATGAAGGTCAAGGTAGCAGAGTGGATGAGCGGCAAGCTGACTGAGCATAAGTACGATACAACAGTCTACGCTTCTGAAATCGGCACAGAGCCGTTCAGATTCCTCTAG
- a CDS encoding tRNA (adenine(22)-N(1))-methyltransferase, whose amino-acid sequence MNKVKLSDRLQLLLEQVPEGSRLADIGSDHALLPAAAVESGKAVSAIAGEVNPGPYEAARRGVAEAGLGAKIAVRRGDGLEVLEPGEADCITIAGMGGSLIAAILERGRVLGKLEGVKTLALQPNVGEDILRRWLLNNGWVVTTEHILEEDGKTYEVLTALPEGQAFGLTNEQLYLERVLPGGVVLSPDLLVQMGPWLLEKPNAVFFAKWQGEIAKLEGILASLSRSELESAEEKRTAIRAQIKKISEVLECLPKDRL is encoded by the coding sequence ATGAACAAAGTTAAATTATCAGACCGGCTGCAGCTTTTGCTGGAACAGGTGCCGGAAGGAAGCAGACTTGCCGACATCGGCTCAGATCACGCGCTGCTTCCTGCAGCTGCTGTAGAAAGCGGCAAAGCCGTCTCGGCAATTGCCGGTGAAGTCAATCCGGGTCCGTACGAAGCGGCCCGCAGGGGCGTTGCAGAGGCCGGATTAGGAGCAAAAATAGCTGTACGGCGCGGTGACGGCCTGGAAGTGCTGGAACCGGGGGAAGCTGACTGTATCACAATCGCCGGTATGGGCGGATCACTGATTGCGGCTATTCTGGAACGCGGACGGGTGCTCGGCAAGCTGGAGGGGGTCAAAACCCTGGCTCTGCAGCCGAACGTAGGCGAAGACATTCTGCGCCGCTGGCTGTTGAATAACGGCTGGGTGGTCACAACCGAGCATATCCTCGAGGAGGATGGCAAAACGTATGAAGTGCTGACTGCGCTGCCTGAAGGCCAGGCCTTCGGACTGACGAATGAGCAGCTGTATCTGGAGCGGGTGCTGCCGGGTGGTGTTGTCCTGAGTCCTGATCTGCTGGTGCAGATGGGGCCTTGGCTGCTGGAGAAGCCAAATGCGGTGTTCTTCGCCAAGTGGCAGGGTGAAATTGCCAAGCTGGAGGGAATATTGGCATCCCTGTCCCGTTCTGAGCTGGAATCGGCAGAAGAAAAGCGGACTGCAATCCGTGCGCAGATCAAGAAAATTTCGGAGGTGCTGGAATGTTTGCCAAAGGACAGACTGTAA
- the rpoD gene encoding RNA polymerase sigma factor RpoD → MANDQHTELEAEFTLDQVKDQLIEQGKKRSSLNYKDIMEKLSPFDQDPEQMEEFYEQLSDHGIEVVNDNEDEGSPLRQGEDNENNDSDDFSFDDDLSLPPGIKINDPVRMYLKEIGRVPLLSADDEVELAMRIKNGDEEAKRRLAEANLRLVVSIAKRYVGRGMLFLDLIQEGNMGLIKAVEKFDHNKGFKFSTYATWWIRQAITRAIADQARTIRIPVHMVETINKLIRVSRQLLQELGREPSPEEIAAEMELTVEKVREIMKIAQEPVSLETPIGEEDDSHLGDFIEDQEALAPADAAAYELLKEQLEDVLDTLTEREENVLRLRFGLDDGRTRTLEEVGKVFGVTRERIRQIEAKALRKLRHPSRSKRLKDFLE, encoded by the coding sequence ATGGCGAACGATCAGCATACTGAACTGGAAGCAGAATTTACTCTGGATCAGGTTAAGGACCAGCTTATTGAACAAGGTAAAAAAAGATCATCATTGAACTACAAAGATATCATGGAGAAACTGTCGCCGTTTGATCAGGACCCCGAGCAGATGGAGGAGTTCTACGAGCAGCTCAGCGATCACGGGATTGAAGTGGTTAATGATAACGAGGATGAAGGCTCTCCGCTGCGTCAGGGGGAGGACAATGAGAATAACGACAGCGATGATTTCAGCTTTGACGACGACTTGTCGCTTCCGCCGGGGATCAAGATCAATGACCCTGTTCGGATGTATCTGAAGGAAATCGGCCGTGTGCCCCTGCTCTCTGCAGATGATGAGGTTGAGCTGGCCATGCGCATCAAGAACGGTGATGAGGAAGCAAAACGCCGTCTGGCGGAAGCCAACCTGCGTCTCGTTGTAAGTATCGCCAAGCGTTATGTCGGACGCGGCATGCTGTTCCTGGATCTGATCCAGGAGGGCAATATGGGTCTGATCAAAGCGGTTGAGAAGTTCGACCACAACAAAGGCTTCAAATTCAGTACCTATGCTACCTGGTGGATCCGTCAGGCCATCACCCGTGCGATTGCCGACCAGGCGCGGACGATCCGTATTCCGGTGCATATGGTGGAGACAATCAACAAGCTGATCCGTGTATCCCGCCAGCTGCTGCAGGAACTGGGACGCGAGCCGTCGCCGGAGGAAATTGCGGCTGAGATGGAGCTGACTGTTGAGAAGGTCAGAGAAATCATGAAGATTGCCCAGGAGCCGGTGTCGCTGGAAACGCCGATCGGGGAAGAGGATGATTCACATCTGGGTGATTTCATCGAGGATCAGGAGGCGCTTGCCCCTGCAGATGCAGCTGCATATGAGCTGCTGAAGGAACAGCTGGAGGATGTGCTGGACACGCTCACCGAGCGTGAAGAGAACGTGCTGAGACTCCGCTTCGGTCTGGATGACGGACGGACAAGAACACTTGAGGAAGTGGGCAAGGTGTTTGGCGTAACCCGTGAGCGGATCCGCCAGATTGAAGCCAAGGCGCTGCGCAAGCTGCGTCACCCGAGCCGCAGCAAACGGCTCAAGGATTTCCTCGAATAG
- the dnaG gene encoding DNA primase — MASGHGNIPEEVIESVLARHDIVETVGKVVHLTKQGKYLWGLCPFHSEKSPSFTVTPDRGVFHCFGCGMGGNAIKFRMEIEGLSFPEAVRIMAEESDIAIPEGRGGTLSPPDPERDRLISAYELSAKFYHFLLKNTEYGTAAMNYLRSRNFSDKMIDQFQIGFAPDRWDTLLQFLEKRGFDLAEMEKGGLLSARGEGKGYIDRFRGRIIFPIANRMGKVVAFAGRILGDGQPKYLNSAESRIFNKSRILYNLHQSKASIRKTRQIVLFEGYGDVISAWEAGVHNGVATMGTSLTESHVALMKSLGDEIVLSYDGDKAGQAAALKAIPMLEESGLRVKVAVLPGGMDPDEFISRHGGESFMERIIDSAVSAIKFKLIYLKKNHILLEEDGKIAYVKEALQIIATLQSSTEREVYLREISSELELSYDSLKQDCNLLRASMQKNMPEGDNNDNRWNNGRHKKGQVQTPALLPAYHAAERRLLSLMIQDPDAAAYVGERLGEDFNIDDHAAIAAYLYAYYAQGKPPGISRFLSSLQDDRLEKTATAISMMDTPPDWNTQVLDDCIREVKKYPVQRKMEQKREEMIQAEKSGDFLRAAQIASEIITLERQ; from the coding sequence GTGGCAAGCGGACACGGTAATATTCCGGAAGAAGTTATCGAGAGCGTGCTGGCGCGGCATGATATTGTCGAAACTGTCGGCAAGGTTGTCCATCTGACCAAGCAGGGGAAGTATTTATGGGGCCTCTGCCCGTTCCACTCGGAGAAATCCCCTTCCTTCACAGTAACCCCCGATAGGGGAGTGTTCCATTGCTTTGGCTGCGGTATGGGTGGAAATGCCATCAAGTTCAGGATGGAAATCGAAGGACTATCCTTCCCCGAAGCAGTCAGAATAATGGCGGAAGAAAGTGATATTGCAATTCCTGAGGGCAGGGGCGGAACATTGTCTCCCCCGGATCCTGAGCGGGACCGGCTGATTTCAGCTTATGAATTGTCGGCGAAGTTTTATCATTTTCTGCTGAAGAACACGGAATACGGCACAGCCGCCATGAATTATTTGAGATCCCGGAACTTCAGCGACAAAATGATTGACCAGTTCCAGATCGGTTTTGCTCCGGACCGCTGGGATACGCTGCTGCAATTCCTTGAGAAACGCGGGTTTGATCTTGCCGAGATGGAGAAGGGCGGGCTGCTGTCTGCCAGAGGTGAAGGCAAAGGCTACATTGACCGCTTCCGCGGACGGATTATTTTTCCGATTGCGAACCGGATGGGCAAGGTGGTGGCTTTTGCCGGTAGAATCCTCGGAGACGGACAGCCGAAATATCTGAATTCCGCGGAGAGCAGAATATTTAACAAAAGCCGGATTTTGTACAATCTGCACCAGTCCAAAGCATCCATCCGCAAAACGCGGCAAATCGTCCTTTTTGAAGGATACGGCGATGTCATTTCGGCCTGGGAAGCAGGGGTGCATAACGGAGTAGCTACTATGGGTACGTCGCTGACGGAAAGCCATGTGGCACTGATGAAAAGTCTGGGGGACGAGATTGTTCTCTCCTATGACGGCGACAAGGCAGGACAAGCTGCAGCGCTGAAGGCAATCCCGATGCTGGAGGAAAGCGGGCTGCGGGTGAAGGTGGCCGTACTGCCGGGCGGAATGGACCCTGATGAATTTATCTCCCGTCACGGCGGGGAAAGCTTCATGGAGCGGATCATCGATTCAGCCGTCTCAGCCATAAAATTTAAGCTTATATATCTGAAAAAAAACCATATACTCCTAGAGGAAGACGGCAAAATCGCCTATGTCAAGGAGGCGCTGCAGATTATTGCCACCCTGCAATCCTCAACCGAGCGGGAAGTATATTTGCGGGAAATATCCTCCGAGCTGGAGCTGTCCTATGACAGCCTGAAGCAGGACTGCAACTTACTGCGGGCATCAATGCAAAAAAACATGCCCGAAGGGGATAATAACGACAACAGGTGGAATAATGGTAGGCATAAAAAAGGGCAAGTGCAGACACCGGCTTTGCTCCCCGCTTATCATGCTGCAGAACGGAGACTGCTGTCTTTAATGATACAGGACCCGGATGCTGCCGCCTATGTAGGCGAACGCCTCGGAGAAGATTTTAACATCGATGATCATGCGGCAATTGCCGCTTATCTATATGCCTACTACGCGCAAGGCAAACCGCCCGGCATCAGCCGGTTTCTATCATCGCTTCAGGATGACCGTCTGGAGAAAACCGCCACGGCGATATCCATGATGGACACCCCTCCGGACTGGAACACGCAGGTTCTGGATGACTGCATCCGTGAAGTGAAGAAATACCCTGTACAGCGCAAGATGGAGCAGAAGCGTGAAGAGATGATTCAAGCGGAGAAATCCGGCGACTTTTTGCGTGCGGCACAAATAGCAAGTGAGATTATAACCCTAGAGAGACAATGA
- a CDS encoding YaiI/YqxD family protein, protein MAMEKPRGAKIVVDGDACPVKKEITACARTFGIPVLMVSSYDHVLQADEGVTVVQVDRGADSADLYIANHIAAGDIVITQDYGLAALALGKRCRVLSNRGQEYEDSKMDFMLEGRHARAVERRRGHYSKGPKAITAEEKNLFQHKLTKLLTILQENVQQ, encoded by the coding sequence ATGGCGATGGAAAAGCCCCGCGGAGCAAAAATTGTCGTCGACGGGGATGCTTGTCCGGTTAAAAAAGAGATTACGGCTTGTGCGCGTACCTTTGGTATCCCTGTTCTGATGGTGTCCTCTTATGATCATGTGCTTCAGGCGGATGAAGGGGTTACAGTCGTTCAGGTGGACCGCGGAGCAGACAGTGCCGATCTTTACATCGCTAATCATATTGCTGCCGGGGATATCGTCATTACCCAGGATTACGGGCTGGCTGCGCTGGCGCTTGGCAAACGGTGCAGAGTGCTGTCGAACCGCGGACAGGAATATGAGGATTCCAAGATGGATTTTATGCTGGAGGGCAGGCATGCCAGAGCTGTGGAACGCAGGCGCGGACACTATTCCAAAGGGCCTAAAGCGATCACAGCCGAGGAAAAAAATCTTTTTCAACATAAACTGACAAAACTTTTAACAATTTTGCAGGAGAATGTGCAGCAATAG
- the glyS gene encoding glycine--tRNA ligase subunit beta produces MSKDILFEIGLEEIPARFIRAAMEQLQDRTAKWLDASRIEHSGVTAYATPRRLAVLVKEAAEKQSDVSEEVKGPSRKIALDANGDWSKAALGFARSQGVDPEQFTFKELAGVEYIYVTKNSDGVETSSLLVEGLTGIVNAMTFPKNMRWGAYDFKFVRPIRWLVALFGQEIVNLEITGVKAGNVSRGHRFLGTDAVIAQPADYVEALRAQHVLVDVKEREALILEQINKLAAEKEWTIAIKEDLLEEVLFLVETPTVLFGTFDPSFLDIPQDVLITSMREHQRYFPVLDSAGKLLPFFVTVRNGNAESLDVIAKGNEKVLRARLSDAKFFYEEDQKLQISDALAKLENIVYQVELGSVGDKVRRIRAIADSLAAKLGLSAAAAAEVSRTADICKFDLVTQMVGEFPELQGTMGEDYARKAGEAENVAKGIFEHYQPRFAGDSVPSTEAGLVVSLADKIDTIVGSFSIGIIPTGSQDPYALRRQAAGIVQMLLEHKLSISLQEIFTAAVEVHENLRSEKHFAPELRNNLYEFFGLRVKRLLADDNIRYDVVEAVTAAGFDDIVDVVGRSRALTEAVSTQDDFKVTVDSLTRVSNLAAKAGEGAVIEPSLLKEEAEVKLYETWQSIHAPYQEAIAARNAAEALRILSGLKDAVTGFFDSVMVMAEDEQIRTNRLALLAGVDADSRVFADFGKLVW; encoded by the coding sequence ATGTCTAAAGATATTTTGTTCGAGATTGGACTTGAGGAAATTCCGGCCCGGTTTATCCGGGCGGCGATGGAGCAGCTGCAGGACAGAACAGCCAAATGGCTGGATGCTTCCCGCATTGAGCATAGCGGAGTGACGGCATATGCTACACCGCGCAGACTGGCTGTACTGGTAAAAGAAGCTGCTGAGAAGCAGTCTGATGTCAGTGAAGAGGTAAAGGGTCCTTCCCGCAAAATCGCACTTGATGCTAACGGTGACTGGAGCAAGGCGGCGCTTGGTTTTGCCCGCAGCCAGGGTGTAGATCCTGAACAGTTCACATTCAAGGAGCTGGCAGGCGTTGAATACATCTATGTGACCAAAAACAGCGACGGCGTGGAGACCTCCTCCCTGCTTGTCGAGGGATTGACCGGAATCGTGAATGCGATGACCTTCCCGAAAAATATGCGCTGGGGTGCTTATGACTTCAAGTTTGTCCGCCCGATCCGCTGGCTGGTAGCTTTGTTCGGCCAGGAGATTGTTAATCTGGAAATCACTGGCGTCAAAGCAGGCAATGTGAGCCGCGGCCACCGTTTCCTGGGTACGGATGCTGTGATTGCCCAGCCGGCAGATTATGTTGAAGCGCTGCGCGCGCAGCATGTGCTGGTGGACGTGAAGGAACGCGAGGCACTGATTCTGGAGCAGATCAACAAGCTGGCTGCAGAAAAAGAATGGACAATCGCCATTAAGGAAGACTTGCTGGAAGAGGTCCTGTTCCTGGTAGAGACACCGACTGTGCTGTTCGGTACCTTTGATCCTTCCTTCCTGGACATTCCGCAGGATGTGCTGATTACTTCGATGCGTGAGCACCAGCGTTATTTCCCTGTGCTGGACAGTGCCGGCAAGCTGCTGCCGTTCTTCGTAACTGTGCGCAATGGTAATGCGGAATCGCTTGATGTGATTGCCAAAGGGAACGAAAAGGTACTGCGCGCCCGCCTGTCGGATGCCAAGTTCTTCTATGAAGAAGACCAGAAGCTGCAGATCAGCGATGCCCTTGCCAAGCTCGAAAATATCGTTTATCAGGTAGAGCTGGGCAGCGTAGGCGACAAAGTGCGCAGAATCCGGGCCATTGCCGATTCCCTGGCCGCCAAGCTTGGACTGTCTGCAGCTGCAGCAGCTGAAGTAAGCCGCACTGCCGATATCTGCAAATTCGACCTGGTAACCCAGATGGTGGGTGAATTCCCTGAGCTCCAGGGCACGATGGGTGAGGATTACGCCCGCAAAGCCGGAGAAGCCGAGAATGTGGCAAAAGGAATCTTCGAGCACTACCAGCCGCGTTTTGCCGGAGACAGTGTGCCTTCGACTGAAGCAGGCCTTGTAGTCAGCCTAGCTGATAAAATCGACACGATTGTCGGCAGCTTTTCCATCGGAATCATCCCGACCGGTTCCCAGGACCCTTATGCGCTGCGCCGTCAGGCGGCAGGTATTGTGCAGATGCTTCTGGAGCACAAGCTGTCCATCAGCTTACAGGAAATTTTCACTGCAGCCGTGGAAGTACATGAAAATTTACGTTCAGAGAAACATTTTGCCCCTGAATTGCGTAATAACCTGTACGAGTTCTTCGGTCTGCGTGTAAAACGCCTGCTGGCTGATGACAATATCCGCTATGATGTTGTAGAAGCAGTAACGGCTGCAGGGTTTGACGATATCGTTGATGTGGTCGGCCGAAGCCGGGCGCTTACCGAGGCTGTAAGTACTCAGGATGATTTTAAAGTGACTGTAGATTCGCTGACCCGTGTCAGCAATCTGGCTGCTAAAGCCGGAGAAGGTGCTGTTATCGAGCCTTCCCTGCTGAAGGAGGAAGCCGAAGTTAAGCTGTATGAGACATGGCAGAGCATCCATGCGCCTTATCAGGAAGCGATTGCTGCCCGTAATGCCGCTGAAGCGCTGCGGATTCTGTCCGGCTTGAAGGATGCCGTTACCGGCTTCTTCGATTCCGTAATGGTTATGGCCGAGGACGAGCAGATCCGTACGAACCGTCTGGCGCTGTTGGCAGGCGTGGATGCAGATTCCAGAGTCTTTGCTGATTTTGGCAAGCTGGTCTGGTAA
- the glyQ gene encoding glycine--tRNA ligase subunit alpha — protein sequence MNFQQMILTLQQFWAEQNCILVNPYDTEKGAGTMNPMTFLRSLGPEPWKVAYVEPSRRPSDGRYGENPNRLYQHHQFQVIIKPSPDNIQELYLDSLKALGVDPLLHDIRFVEDNWENPSLGCAGLGWEVWLDGMEITQFTYFQQVGGIETSPVAVEITYGMERLASYIQEKENVFDLEWVDGVTYGDVFHQPEVEHSTYTFEVSDVQMLFTLFNTYEQEARRAMENHLVFPAYDYVLKCSHTFNLLDARGAISVTERTGFITRVRNLARTVAATYMEEREKLGFPLLKKEGAEHV from the coding sequence ATGAATTTTCAGCAGATGATTTTGACGCTGCAGCAGTTCTGGGCAGAACAGAACTGTATTCTCGTCAACCCGTACGATACGGAAAAAGGGGCCGGAACGATGAACCCTATGACGTTTTTGCGCTCACTGGGGCCCGAGCCGTGGAAAGTGGCTTATGTAGAGCCTTCCCGCCGCCCGTCGGACGGCCGTTATGGCGAGAACCCGAACCGTCTGTATCAGCATCACCAGTTCCAGGTCATCATCAAGCCTTCGCCGGACAACATCCAGGAGCTGTACCTGGACAGTCTGAAGGCACTGGGCGTAGACCCGCTTTTGCATGACATCCGTTTTGTTGAAGATAACTGGGAGAATCCGTCGCTGGGCTGTGCGGGCCTCGGCTGGGAGGTTTGGCTGGACGGTATGGAGATCACACAGTTCACTTACTTCCAGCAGGTCGGCGGAATTGAGACCAGTCCTGTGGCAGTAGAAATTACCTATGGGATGGAGCGTCTGGCTTCCTACATTCAGGAGAAGGAAAATGTATTTGATCTGGAGTGGGTGGACGGCGTGACCTACGGTGACGTTTTCCATCAGCCTGAGGTTGAGCATTCCACATATACCTTTGAAGTATCCGATGTGCAGATGCTGTTTACCCTGTTTAACACCTATGAACAGGAAGCGCGCAGAGCCATGGAGAACCATCTGGTGTTCCCGGCCTACGATTATGTGCTGAAATGCTCGCATACCTTCAACCTTTTGGATGCGCGCGGAGCAATCAGTGTAACGGAACGGACCGGCTTTATTACAAGAGTGCGTAATCTGGCCCGTACGGTTGCCGCGACCTATATGGAGGAACGCGAGAAGCTGGGCTTCCCGCTGCTGAAGAAAGAAGGTGCTGAGCATGTCTAA